One Candidatus Anaeroferrophillus wilburensis genomic region harbors:
- a CDS encoding aldehyde ferredoxin oxidoreductase family protein — translation MKLSGQHGRIIKVNLSTGAIRTESYDETFAKMFLGGNGLAAKLIYETVPGDLSPDAPENALVFTTGPVTDTPVWGSSRGHVATISPYTNRFADSNYGGNFAVVQKRTGFDAIHITGKSPKPVALLVTEKGGELKDCSALWGKNTEETIQALAKETGKGSVCAAIGPAAENGVLFANIIFGGGSRFGTAGRGGMGTVMGAKNLKAIIVKGTKKTSIANPEALRNFLKEQAAVLKKNTALLSSQGTPSILTMVNERGVLCSRNNTRETFAHADAISGKLIKENYTEKDTACFGCPVACGKHVRVPAGAYAGESVKMPEYETLYALGTMMDNGDLASIVNGNHLCDLMGIDTISMGVTLAFVAECLERGIISTAELGGQVAFDDGEAMVDLIRKTALMEGVGKHLALGSRRLAEKFGRDAYKYLYTSQGLECAGHSARGLREMSLAYATSTRGGSHQDGRPNYALPADSDPGFEPQPAYMIKSQASCAVADSLIICRFTVEKGLGALISDQLATMVNLVTGWDFTVGELEKAGERIYNLERLINVRRGRNRQDDTLPYRVMHDPIPDGPAAGRYCPQEDLDAMLDRYYTLRGWDRNGIPTKEKLAELGLIQAAD, via the coding sequence ATGAAACTATCCGGACAGCATGGCCGCATTATCAAGGTGAATCTAAGCACGGGCGCAATAAGGACGGAATCTTACGATGAAACGTTTGCAAAAATGTTTCTCGGCGGCAATGGTCTGGCGGCAAAGCTGATTTATGAAACGGTCCCCGGCGACCTCAGTCCCGATGCTCCGGAAAATGCCCTTGTCTTCACCACCGGACCCGTGACGGACACCCCGGTCTGGGGCAGCAGCCGGGGGCATGTGGCGACGATTTCCCCGTACACCAACCGTTTTGCTGACTCCAATTATGGCGGCAATTTCGCCGTTGTCCAGAAAAGAACCGGTTTCGATGCCATCCATATCACCGGAAAATCACCAAAACCGGTTGCCCTTCTGGTGACTGAAAAGGGTGGCGAGCTGAAAGACTGCTCGGCTTTATGGGGAAAAAATACCGAGGAAACCATACAGGCATTGGCAAAGGAAACGGGCAAGGGATCGGTTTGCGCGGCTATCGGGCCGGCAGCTGAAAACGGCGTCCTCTTTGCCAATATCATTTTCGGGGGCGGCAGCAGGTTCGGAACCGCCGGCCGGGGCGGCATGGGCACCGTCATGGGGGCCAAGAACCTGAAGGCCATTATCGTCAAGGGAACAAAAAAAACCAGCATTGCCAACCCTGAAGCCCTCCGGAACTTCCTCAAAGAGCAGGCCGCGGTTTTAAAAAAGAATACGGCCCTCCTCTCCTCCCAGGGGACCCCCTCCATCCTGACGATGGTCAATGAAAGGGGCGTCCTCTGCAGCCGCAATAATACCCGGGAGACCTTCGCCCATGCCGATGCCATCAGCGGTAAACTAATCAAAGAAAACTACACGGAAAAAGACACCGCCTGTTTCGGCTGTCCGGTCGCCTGCGGGAAGCATGTCCGGGTTCCGGCGGGGGCCTACGCGGGGGAAAGCGTCAAAATGCCCGAATACGAAACCCTCTACGCCCTGGGCACCATGATGGACAACGGTGATCTTGCCTCCATCGTCAACGGCAATCACCTGTGCGACCTGATGGGCATTGATACCATTTCCATGGGGGTCACCCTGGCATTTGTGGCCGAATGCCTGGAGAGAGGCATCATCTCAACCGCAGAACTTGGCGGCCAGGTAGCCTTTGATGACGGTGAGGCGATGGTCGATCTGATCCGGAAAACGGCACTGATGGAAGGAGTTGGCAAACATCTCGCCCTGGGTTCCCGGCGGCTGGCGGAAAAGTTCGGCCGGGATGCATACAAATACCTGTACACCAGCCAGGGGCTTGAATGCGCCGGCCATTCCGCCCGGGGCTTGCGGGAGATGTCGCTGGCCTACGCCACCTCCACCAGGGGCGGCAGCCACCAGGATGGCAGACCGAATTATGCGCTGCCCGCAGATAGTGATCCGGGATTTGAGCCCCAGCCGGCCTACATGATCAAGAGTCAGGCTTCCTGCGCCGTGGCCGATTCGCTGATCATCTGCCGTTTCACGGTCGAAAAAGGCCTGGGAGCCCTGATCAGTGACCAGCTGGCAACCATGGTCAATCTGGTGACCGGCTGGGACTTCACGGTTGGGGAACTTGAGAAGGCCGGGGAACGCATCTACAACCTGGAACGGTTAATCAATGTCAGGCGCGGCAGAAACCGGCAAGATGACACGCTCCCCTATCGGGTCATGCATGACCCGATTCCGGATGGCCCGGCGGCAGGAAGATACTGTCCCCAGGAAGATCTGGATGCCATGCTGGACCGCTATTATACCCTGAGGGGCTGGGATCGAAACGGCATCCCAACCAAGGAAAAGCTGGCGGAACTGGGCCTGATACAAGCTGCAGACTGA
- a CDS encoding TIGR00282 family metallophosphoesterase, producing MRIAIIGDIVGRPGRRALKELVPGLVKDHRLDMVIANGENAAGGFGITADIAEELLQSGVDVITSGNHIWDRKEIEQYFDTQPRLLRPANFPIQDYGHGHVVVSCRTAPAVQVGVINISGRVFMGSLDCPFQTVVPLIDQIHEQTNIVIVDFHAEATSEKMAMGWYLDGRISCLVGTHTHVQTADEQILPGGTAYISDLGMTGAMDSVIGMKPDRVIAKFLTSMPQRYEVATNNVQLHGVLLEVEKKTGTARRIERLKIKL from the coding sequence ATTCGCATAGCGATTATCGGCGATATTGTCGGACGGCCCGGCCGGCGGGCGCTCAAGGAGCTGGTGCCCGGGCTGGTTAAAGATCATCGACTGGATATGGTTATTGCCAATGGTGAAAATGCCGCCGGTGGATTCGGTATAACCGCAGACATTGCGGAAGAATTGCTGCAGTCCGGGGTTGACGTCATCACGTCGGGCAATCATATCTGGGACCGCAAGGAGATAGAACAGTACTTTGATACCCAGCCCCGCCTGCTGCGGCCGGCAAATTTCCCGATTCAGGATTACGGCCACGGTCATGTTGTCGTGTCCTGCCGCACAGCACCGGCGGTACAGGTTGGGGTTATCAATATTTCCGGCAGGGTTTTCATGGGTTCCCTTGACTGCCCCTTTCAGACGGTGGTTCCTCTTATTGACCAGATCCACGAACAGACCAATATTGTTATTGTTGATTTTCATGCCGAAGCCACTTCAGAGAAAATGGCCATGGGTTGGTATCTGGATGGCCGGATTTCGTGTCTGGTGGGCACCCATACCCATGTTCAGACTGCCGATGAGCAGATCCTTCCCGGTGGGACGGCCTATATTTCCGATTTGGGGATGACCGGCGCAATGGATTCAGTGATTGGCATGAAACCGGATCGGGTAATTGCCAAGTTCCTTACCAGTATGCCGCAACGCTATGAAGTGGCGACCAATAACGTTCAGCTGCATGGGGTGTTGTTGGAGGTAGAGAAAAAAACCGGGACCGCCCGGAGAATAGAGCGTCTGAAAATCAAGCTTTAG
- a CDS encoding amidohydrolase family protein, whose protein sequence is MPGRYLLTAPWVMVAPDNIIAEGAVLIEGNRILAAAPANELTPLTRTGDVHLRRKHSLIMPGLINAHCHLELSGFHHLCPAVGSTDFVSWIIDIISAKKKAAPETFIKGIVHGEELLLDSGTTGVGDLRSPLIFAAPETQTSRLRAVHFLEAIGIDQKQQLERAVQESITAYHPPDPMLTRPGIAPHTPYTVSLFHLRQLLALAGRNNLPTTIHVGESVAETAFFKARKGAIAERLYPFVGWQEIDLPPPTEEDSIDLLLKQKLPHTTSAVHLGNATKQQLQQFIKRIIPVVCLRSNHTLGNPLADLPLMLSLGLKPAMGTDSLTSVSTLSLWDEMRFLAATFPTITGAEILSMATINGAAALGMATETGKLEAGFQADIIAVQIEDSEPLLELKKLIRHTDNNHITMVMVGGRIEKLV, encoded by the coding sequence ATGCCCGGCCGCTACCTGCTCACAGCTCCCTGGGTAATGGTGGCCCCCGACAACATTATTGCCGAGGGTGCAGTCCTTATCGAAGGCAATCGTATTCTGGCAGCGGCTCCGGCCAATGAGCTGACTCCCCTGACCCGAACCGGCGATGTGCATCTTCGCCGGAAACATTCCCTTATCATGCCCGGCCTGATCAACGCCCATTGCCACCTTGAGCTGAGCGGCTTCCATCATCTCTGCCCCGCTGTTGGAAGCACTGACTTCGTCTCCTGGATCATCGACATCATCAGCGCAAAAAAAAAGGCCGCTCCTGAAACCTTCATCAAAGGCATTGTGCACGGCGAAGAGCTGCTTCTGGACAGCGGCACAACCGGAGTTGGTGATCTTCGCAGTCCCTTGATTTTTGCCGCACCTGAAACCCAGACAAGCAGGCTGAGGGCCGTTCATTTTCTTGAAGCTATCGGTATCGACCAAAAGCAGCAGCTTGAGAGAGCGGTGCAGGAGAGCATTACCGCCTACCATCCTCCTGACCCCATGCTTACCCGGCCGGGAATCGCCCCACATACACCTTATACGGTATCCCTTTTCCACCTGCGCCAACTGCTTGCGCTTGCAGGCCGCAACAATCTGCCGACCACTATACATGTGGGAGAATCGGTTGCCGAAACAGCCTTTTTTAAGGCGAGAAAGGGGGCCATTGCGGAGCGGCTCTATCCTTTTGTGGGCTGGCAGGAGATAGACCTGCCCCCTCCTACGGAAGAGGATTCTATTGACCTGCTCCTGAAACAGAAACTCCCCCACACCACAAGTGCAGTGCACCTGGGAAACGCAACAAAACAGCAGCTGCAGCAGTTCATCAAGAGAATTATCCCGGTTGTCTGCCTGCGCAGCAACCATACCCTGGGGAATCCGCTTGCCGATTTGCCGCTCATGCTCTCACTGGGACTTAAGCCGGCCATGGGAACCGACAGCCTGACCAGTGTCAGCACCCTCAGTCTCTGGGACGAAATGCGTTTTCTGGCGGCGACATTTCCGACAATTACCGGAGCCGAGATCCTTTCCATGGCTACCATTAACGGCGCGGCAGCCCTGGGTATGGCTACAGAAACCGGTAAGCTTGAGGCTGGTTTTCAGGCGGACATCATTGCTGTTCAGATTGAGGATTCTGAACCTCTACTTGAGCTAAAAAAGCTCATTAGACATACGGATAATAACCATATCACCATGGTGATGGTTGGCGGCAGGATTGAAAAGCTGGTTTGA
- a CDS encoding cell division protein ZapA produces the protein MLEKKSVTVAIKGQEYTIKTEADEVHVHSVAEEVNGRLRSLDQKTQTINTINLMVLALMNITSDYLQVKSELDSLTSRLEQLNRKFPA, from the coding sequence ATGCTGGAAAAAAAAAGTGTTACGGTAGCGATCAAGGGACAGGAATATACCATTAAGACCGAGGCCGATGAAGTCCATGTGCATTCGGTTGCCGAGGAAGTCAATGGCCGTCTGCGTTCTCTGGATCAGAAAACGCAGACAATAAATACGATAAATCTGATGGTTCTGGCACTGATGAACATTACCAGTGATTATTTGCAGGTAAAATCGGAGCTGGATTCTTTGACAAGTAGGTTGGAACAGCTCAACAGGAAGTTTCCTGCCTGA
- a CDS encoding DUF126 domain-containing protein, with protein MELKGRTINSGNVEAEAFVLQEPFNFTTDFDSKTGTLGIKGHPLYGEKIGDKVLVIPAAKGAVTAAITMYHAKKMGNAPAAILCPKADPITVECAMVSNIPMMDSFVEDIVAVIKTGDQIKVFGTKGLIEIA; from the coding sequence ATGGAGCTGAAAGGAAGAACAATAAATAGCGGCAATGTGGAAGCTGAGGCGTTTGTGTTGCAGGAACCCTTTAATTTCACCACTGATTTTGATTCCAAGACCGGCACTCTGGGGATCAAGGGACATCCCCTCTATGGGGAAAAAATCGGTGATAAAGTATTGGTGATCCCGGCCGCCAAGGGAGCGGTAACCGCGGCGATAACCATGTATCACGCCAAAAAAATGGGCAACGCACCGGCGGCCATTCTCTGTCCAAAAGCCGACCCGATAACGGTTGAATGTGCCATGGTCAGTAACATTCCGATGATGGACTCTTTTGTCGAGGACATCGTCGCCGTGATCAAGACCGGCGACCAGATCAAGGTCTTTGGCACAAAAGGGCTTATTGAAATAGCCTAG
- the rny gene encoding ribonuclease Y: MSIYVSIIIAVVVAMVVGLGVGYVLRKKTAEREVESLASEGQKIIAEAYKEAELLKKEATIQAKDIIFKAKTEFEQETSERRKEIQSLEKRLLTKEENLERRSDNLDNKEEEHQRREQSLQQREKNMAAKEKEYHALVAKEKEKLESIAGMTSQQAKDTLMDIMVDEAKHESAKRIKQVEDEAKEVAEKKAVNIISQAIQRYAGDYATERTISVVNLPGDEMKGRIIGREGRNIRSIEAATGVDLIIDDTPEAVIISSFDPVRREIASLSLNRLIADGRIHPAHIEEVVDKVKAEVEQSIKEAGEKAIFDLDLHGMHPELIRLVGRLKYRTSYTQNIYEHSIEVAFICGIMAAELKLPMKQARRAGLLHDIGKAVDHEIEGSHAVIGADLARRYGEAPEIVHAIEAHHNDVEVNQVLDVLVQAGDALSGARPGARKEMLDAYIKRLEALENIGNSFKGVDKTFAIQAGREIRVIVNHEKISDEDAVVLSRDIAKEIEKELTYPGQIRVTVVRETRAVDYAK, translated from the coding sequence ATGAGTATCTATGTCAGTATTATTATTGCTGTGGTGGTGGCCATGGTCGTTGGCCTGGGGGTGGGTTATGTCCTGCGCAAGAAAACCGCAGAACGGGAGGTGGAAAGTCTTGCCAGTGAAGGGCAGAAGATCATTGCTGAGGCTTATAAGGAAGCTGAACTGCTGAAAAAAGAGGCAACGATCCAGGCCAAGGATATTATTTTTAAAGCAAAAACCGAATTTGAACAGGAAACGAGCGAAAGACGGAAAGAGATCCAGTCCCTTGAAAAACGTCTCCTGACCAAAGAGGAGAATCTGGAACGCCGTTCAGATAATCTGGACAATAAAGAGGAGGAGCATCAACGGCGTGAGCAGAGCCTGCAGCAGCGTGAAAAGAATATGGCGGCCAAGGAAAAGGAATATCATGCTCTGGTTGCCAAGGAGAAAGAGAAACTGGAAAGTATTGCCGGTATGACTTCGCAACAGGCGAAAGACACCCTGATGGATATTATGGTTGATGAGGCCAAGCATGAATCGGCCAAGCGGATCAAGCAGGTGGAGGATGAAGCAAAGGAGGTTGCTGAAAAGAAAGCCGTCAATATTATCAGCCAGGCAATTCAGCGATATGCCGGGGATTATGCCACTGAACGGACCATATCGGTAGTTAACCTTCCCGGGGATGAAATGAAGGGACGTATTATCGGCCGTGAAGGACGGAATATCCGCTCTATTGAGGCTGCCACCGGTGTTGATTTGATTATTGATGACACCCCTGAAGCCGTGATTATTTCCTCATTTGATCCGGTACGACGTGAAATTGCCAGTTTGAGTCTTAATCGCCTGATTGCCGATGGCCGGATTCATCCCGCCCATATCGAAGAGGTGGTGGACAAGGTCAAGGCTGAAGTGGAGCAAAGCATCAAAGAAGCTGGTGAGAAAGCAATCTTTGACCTCGATCTCCATGGCATGCACCCGGAACTTATTCGCCTGGTTGGCCGGCTCAAATACCGGACAAGTTATACCCAGAATATTTATGAGCATTCCATTGAAGTTGCTTTTATCTGCGGTATTATGGCCGCCGAGTTGAAACTGCCCATGAAGCAGGCACGCCGGGCCGGATTGCTGCATGATATTGGAAAGGCTGTGGATCATGAAATTGAAGGGTCACACGCGGTGATAGGTGCTGATCTGGCCCGCCGCTATGGCGAAGCGCCGGAAATTGTTCATGCCATTGAAGCGCACCATAATGATGTGGAAGTGAACCAGGTTCTTGATGTACTGGTCCAGGCCGGTGATGCCCTGTCCGGTGCCCGTCCCGGCGCCCGGAAAGAGATGCTAGATGCTTATATCAAGCGTCTTGAGGCACTGGAGAACATCGGCAACTCTTTCAAAGGGGTTGACAAAACGTTTGCCATCCAGGCCGGCCGTGAGATTCGCGTGATTGTCAACCATGAAAAGATCAGTGATGAAGATGCCGTCGTTTTGTCGCGGGATATCGCCAAGGAGATTGAGAAAGAATTGACCTATCCCGGTCAGATCAGGGTTACCGTAGTGCGGGAAACCCGGGCGGTGGACTACGCCAAATGA
- a CDS encoding adenine phosphoribosyltransferase: MEDLKKVIRNIPDFPKTGIVFKDITTLLADATAFQRVVDLMGHRYLDKKIDVVVGIEARGFIMGAALAYKLNTGVVLVRKPGKLPHETFQESYTLEYGTDILEIHKDAIKPGQRVLIADDILATGGTVEAVIKLVKKMQGNIIECAFLAELAALKGRTRLAGEAVFSLLSL; encoded by the coding sequence ATGGAAGATCTTAAAAAAGTCATTCGCAACATCCCCGACTTCCCTAAAACCGGCATTGTTTTCAAGGATATCACCACCTTGCTGGCCGACGCCACGGCTTTCCAGCGGGTGGTGGACCTGATGGGACACCGCTACCTTGACAAAAAGATTGACGTGGTAGTGGGCATTGAAGCCCGGGGGTTTATTATGGGTGCCGCCCTAGCCTATAAGCTTAACACCGGCGTCGTGCTGGTGCGCAAACCCGGCAAACTACCCCATGAAACGTTTCAGGAAAGCTATACCCTGGAGTACGGCACCGATATCCTCGAAATCCACAAAGATGCCATCAAACCCGGCCAGCGGGTCCTGATCGCCGATGATATCCTGGCCACCGGCGGCACGGTGGAAGCGGTCATCAAACTGGTGAAAAAAATGCAGGGAAACATTATCGAATGCGCCTTCCTGGCCGAACTCGCAGCTCTAAAGGGCAGAACCCGTCTGGCCGGTGAAGCAGTCTTTTCGCTCCTCTCCCTCTAA
- a CDS encoding TIGR01212 family radical SAM protein (This family includes YhcC from E. coli K-12, an uncharacterized radical SAM protein.), translating to MKKKAIHHPLWVSGKRYYDLKSYFANRFGDRVYKISLDAGFTCPNRDGSRAHGGCTYCDGRGSVLRQQGALPSVTEQLENGKVLYARLRKAMKFIAYFQTFTNTYAPVERLQALYDEALAVPNVVGLAIGTRPDAVSREVMDLLAGYAEGSEVWLEYGLQSMHDQTLASINRGHDRRTFEEAVQLASEYGIKLCVHVILGLPGESPEMMLETAAYVARLPIQGIKLHSLLLLKGTPLYETYRSSPFPFLNRAEYARLVVRFLEKLPPRVVVQRLTAEGYRDIFTAPAWARNKLQVLQSIFDLLEEEDTWQGKLTADHE from the coding sequence ATGAAAAAAAAGGCCATTCACCATCCCTTGTGGGTTTCCGGCAAGCGCTACTATGACCTGAAGAGCTATTTTGCCAACCGCTTTGGTGATCGGGTATACAAAATTTCTCTGGATGCCGGCTTTACCTGTCCGAATCGTGATGGCAGCCGTGCCCATGGCGGCTGTACCTATTGTGATGGTCGGGGATCGGTGCTGCGTCAGCAGGGAGCATTGCCTTCGGTTACGGAACAGTTGGAGAACGGCAAGGTTCTTTATGCCCGGCTGCGAAAAGCCATGAAGTTTATCGCTTATTTTCAGACGTTTACCAATACGTATGCACCGGTAGAACGCCTGCAGGCGCTCTACGATGAAGCGCTGGCGGTCCCTAATGTGGTTGGTCTGGCGATTGGGACCCGTCCTGATGCCGTAAGCCGGGAGGTGATGGATCTCTTGGCCGGATATGCCGAGGGTTCTGAGGTCTGGCTTGAGTACGGTTTGCAGTCGATGCATGATCAGACCCTGGCCAGCATAAATCGTGGCCATGATAGACGGACGTTTGAGGAGGCCGTGCAACTGGCGTCAGAGTATGGCATCAAGCTCTGTGTCCATGTCATCCTTGGTCTGCCCGGAGAGAGCCCGGAGATGATGCTTGAAACAGCAGCGTATGTTGCCCGGCTGCCGATCCAGGGGATCAAGCTGCATTCGTTGCTCCTGCTCAAGGGAACGCCGCTCTATGAAACCTACCGCAGCAGCCCTTTTCCTTTTTTGAACCGGGCTGAATACGCCAGGTTGGTGGTCCGCTTTCTGGAAAAGCTGCCGCCCCGGGTGGTTGTGCAGCGCTTAACCGCCGAAGGGTATCGTGATATCTTTACCGCCCCCGCCTGGGCCAGGAACAAACTCCAGGTGCTGCAGTCTATTTTTGACCTTCTTGAAGAGGAGGATACCTGGCAGGGTAAATTGACCGCTGATCATGAATGA
- the zapB gene encoding cell division protein ZapB gives MGNGMDNLAALEDRVIGLLDRHRDLQDENRALQEQVASHRDRVAQLEHEAKRKEELLAVVEGRIDLLLQKLSDVSFPNTPLLPGGLG, from the coding sequence ATGGGCAACGGCATGGATAATCTGGCGGCTTTGGAAGACCGGGTGATTGGCCTGCTGGACAGACACCGTGATCTACAGGATGAAAACCGGGCCTTGCAGGAGCAGGTGGCCAGCCACCGCGACCGGGTGGCCCAGCTTGAACATGAAGCTAAACGGAAAGAGGAGCTACTGGCTGTGGTTGAAGGCCGGATTGATCTCCTGCTGCAGAAGTTGTCCGATGTCAGTTTTCCTAATACTCCCCTGCTGCCGGGAGGGCTTGGTTGA
- a CDS encoding aconitase X catalytic domain-containing protein, producing the protein MPDKEQKLGALWNVKKGGGGLSMILTREEEAMATGKHGPGMEKCITFLIKYGKAFGADRLVKVASAHVFNAFPLDLLEDLTEGVDQAKTFTTIHPFMSLCDPLAYEKMGIAKEHCIPRNGDHERRMAIYSRLGFFQTFTCVPMYTGNFPRKDDYVSWFGSSTQLFVNSIVGARQNRDGAVVNMAIAITGRAPDWGLFLDENRYAEILFDIKDLDTASLTTSDYGAIGYYIGGIAQERNVAITGLSRDIVFDRLKYLLHPISTSGAVSMCHLVGITPEAPNVQTALGDKQPKEVVQIGSKEIKKTRGKFYQETEQIDLVILGCPHCSIQELKKVADILENRQVGANQGLWIGTAHQLYDLAETMGCTTTIEKAGGVISRACMAAIPDCPIPDAVQTVATNSFKTAHYISIISKGRIRVVVGEIEHCINAAISGNWQGGS; encoded by the coding sequence ATGCCTGACAAGGAACAGAAATTGGGGGCATTATGGAACGTAAAAAAAGGGGGAGGAGGGTTGTCAATGATTTTGACAAGGGAAGAAGAGGCCATGGCCACGGGGAAACATGGTCCTGGCATGGAAAAATGCATCACCTTTCTCATCAAGTATGGCAAAGCCTTTGGTGCCGACAGACTGGTTAAGGTTGCCAGCGCACACGTTTTTAATGCTTTTCCCCTGGACCTGCTGGAAGATTTGACCGAAGGGGTGGATCAGGCAAAAACGTTCACGACGATACATCCGTTCATGTCACTTTGTGATCCTTTGGCTTATGAGAAGATGGGCATCGCAAAGGAACATTGCATCCCGCGAAATGGCGATCATGAAAGAAGAATGGCAATCTATTCCCGCCTCGGTTTTTTCCAAACCTTTACCTGTGTGCCGATGTACACCGGGAATTTCCCGAGAAAGGACGACTATGTTTCCTGGTTCGGCAGCAGTACGCAGTTATTTGTCAATTCTATCGTTGGCGCAAGGCAAAACCGAGACGGTGCGGTGGTCAATATGGCGATCGCCATCACCGGGCGAGCTCCCGATTGGGGGCTGTTTTTAGATGAAAACCGGTATGCCGAAATCTTGTTTGATATTAAAGATCTGGACACGGCTTCGCTGACGACCTCTGATTACGGGGCTATAGGATACTACATCGGCGGTATTGCCCAGGAAAGAAATGTTGCGATCACCGGCCTGAGCCGTGACATTGTCTTCGACCGGTTGAAATATCTTCTGCATCCGATTTCAACTTCAGGCGCCGTCAGTATGTGCCATCTAGTCGGCATTACACCCGAAGCACCGAACGTGCAAACCGCCCTGGGAGATAAGCAGCCCAAAGAAGTGGTCCAGATCGGCAGCAAAGAAATTAAAAAAACTCGGGGAAAATTCTATCAAGAAACGGAACAGATCGATCTGGTCATCTTAGGTTGCCCCCATTGCAGCATCCAGGAACTGAAAAAGGTCGCAGATATACTGGAGAACAGACAAGTTGGCGCAAATCAAGGGTTATGGATCGGCACCGCTCATCAGTTGTATGATCTGGCTGAGACGATGGGTTGCACCACAACCATTGAGAAGGCCGGGGGGGTTATCTCACGGGCGTGCATGGCAGCCATCCCTGACTGTCCCATTCCAGATGCTGTTCAAACCGTGGCAACCAATTCCTTCAAAACAGCCCACTATATTTCGATCATTTCAAAAGGCAGAATAAGAGTGGTAGTCGGTGAAATTGAACATTGCATCAATGCGGCCATAAGCGGAAATTGGCAGGGAGGATCTTGA
- a CDS encoding helix-turn-helix domain-containing protein has product MTEKYDSRLAIDELSSYLKISKSIRYQLARKGTIPGQKIGKHWRFRKNCIDQWLAATDQTKNKKQHA; this is encoded by the coding sequence ATGACCGAAAAGTATGACAGTAGACTGGCCATTGATGAGCTGTCATCCTACCTGAAGATCTCCAAGTCAATCCGTTATCAATTAGCCCGGAAAGGGACCATCCCGGGCCAGAAGATTGGCAAGCACTGGCGTTTCAGAAAGAATTGTATTGATCAGTGGCTAGCGGCCACTGATCAGACCAAGAACAAGAAACAACATGCCTGA